From Helicobacter sp. MIT 99-5507:
CAAAGTCAATATCACTAGTGATTGTAACTCCTGAATTTGCAAAACCAAATAAAGGCATAATCAAAAAACTACTCCAATATTGCAATGTATGTTCCAATCTAAGTAAAGGATTCTGCACATTTTTTGAATGTTTTTTTATTGATTGTAATGTCTCTAGCTGCTCGTGATGAAGCAAAATATTTTCTCTATCTTTTTCTTTTTCTAAAAATAATGGGACAAAAGTTTCAGAAATTTTCGAGGCAAATTCCTTGCTATCCATTTTAGCTCTAACGGGAATAGTCAATGCAAGTGCGACAGCTGCTATCGTAGCGTGAATTCCAGTGTTATGCACTGCTATCCAAAGCATAACCCCAAGTATTAAATAGGGTGTTAGGATTCGAACATCTTTTCTATTCAATACAATCAAAATAGCAAGCATAGCTAGAGATATTAAAAACCACATAACATTAAAATCACTTGTATAAAATATGCCAATTACTATGATAGCACCCAAATCATCTGCCACAGCAAGAGTTACCAAAAAGACTTTTAATGCGATAGGAACTCTCTTACCAAGAAGCATCATAACCCCAAGTGCAAAAGCAATATCTGTTGCCATCGGGATTCCAAAGCCATTTTGTGATGGAGTTCCTGCATTTAGACTAAAATAAATAATTCCTGGCACTATCATACCACCAAGAGCAGCTAAAACTGGAAAAGCTGCTTTTTTAAAACCAACTAATTCTCCAAATAAAAACTCTCTTTTAATCTCTAAGCCAACAACTAAGAAAAATATAGACATAAATACATCATTTAGCCAATGATGCAAACTCATACCAATAAAATGCTCTCCAAGTCTAATTCCAAAATCTAGCTCCCAAAACCAAAAATAATAATGAGCAATTGGAGAATTGGCAATAATCATAGCAAGCACAGCACATGAAAATAATAAAATACCGCCTGCTGCTTCATTTTTCAAAAATAATGTAAATAGCCTAGAAATTTTATTTAAACCTGTAGCAACCATTAGCCAAACCTCATTTTGTATTAAATTTGAAATTCTATCATAAAATAGAAATTACGCACTTAGCACACTTCCATCTGCAAAACATAAATATCCAAATATATCTTTTCCTTTAAAATATTCCCTTGCAAAATTAATATATCCCATAAGCTGTTCTTTTTTAGAATCTAGATTAAATGCACTACTTTTATAATCAAATAAATATACACAATCTTCAAAAATAAACAAACAATCTATCCTATGCATTGCTTTTGCATCATCTAAATATGACAATTCACACTCTATTTTTGGCTTTTTTGATAATAAATCTTTAAAAATCTTATTATCTAGAATCTTTTTTGCACTACTAAGTATAGAATCTATTTGTGCTAAATCTAAAAATAATCCATAGCGATTTATTAATATTTCTTTTATATCACTAAAATCATTATATTTTAGTGCATATTCCATTGTTAGATGAAGGGCGATACCTCTTATTTGTGTGATTTTATTATTATTGATATTAGAATCTATTATAAAATCATCTTGTCGTCCAAAGGATTCTTCTTTTATGATATTTGGTTCATTTTTATTTGTAGTTTGGGAGATGATACTACTTTCTACATCTTTGCCAATTTCATATTCATCTTTTAGTGGTATAGAATTTAAGATTCCACCTTTATTTAATTTTATTATATAAAGACTTTCTTTTGCCCTAGTAAAAGCAACATATAATAGATTTATAGAATCTAATTCTTTATCTTTTTTGTATTTATCATAAATTTTACAAAAATCAGAATCTACAAGTGCTCTTTTTGTTGCGTTATTTAAATAATAAATCTGCTTTAATGAAAGATTGTCATAATCATAATAAAATAAATCATTATTGTTGTTTTTATTGCGATATTCTACGACAATCACATCATCAAATTCTAAACCTTTTGATTTGTGAATAGTGCTTATTCTAATATCATATTTTTTATCCTCATCAATATCTATTTCCATATTTTCTAAATCATTAATAAAATCAATCAATAAATCATATTCAAATGAAATTGTAAGCACAGCTAAAGCTACTTTGCTATAAATTTGTAATTTATCCATCAAATAAAGCACAATTTCACTTGGTTTTAAATGCGATGAAATATCAAGTTTTATCTCATCAAAAAAAGCTCCACCATTTAATTTAATCGTATTTTTTAAATAGAGTGGGTTTTTTGAATGTATATATTGCAGTGCATTTTTGATACTTAAAAATTCAGGATTTGTAATGCTTTTTAGCTGCAAAGATATTTTTATTCCATCTATTTGTTTGTTCAAATAATCACGAATTTCTATTGCAGTATCGTTGTTTCTAGTCAAAATCATTATATCTTTTCTGTTGTTTTTTAACAAAAATAATACTCGATCTTTTATAGATTCTAATATTTCATCTTTTTGTCTTGTTATGATTTTTACATATCCATTAGAATCTTTATGTGCTTCTTGTTCTTTATAATTTTCAAATTGATTTTTAAAAGTATCATTTACAAAATGGACTATATTTTTTGCACTTCTATAATTTTTATCCAATGTATCAATTTGCATGCCTAAAGTTTTACTAATTGCATTAAACAATTTACTATCACTTCCTCTAAAGCGATAAATTGCCTGCTTTTCATCACCTACAAAAAATAAACTTCTCTTGATTTTTCCAAAAGTATCTTTTCCTGCACCACTTTTAATCTCATCAATAAGCGGCTTTAAGATCAAATATTGCAAGATATTTGTATCTTGAAATTCATCAACTAAAATATGATTAATCTTAGAATCTAACCTAAAATAAAAAAAATCTCTATCAATATGATGATTTAAAAGCTCAAAATTAAATGCACTCACATCATCAAAACCAAGCTTATTATGTAACGAAATAAGAGAGTTTTTATGTTTATTATAATCTTTATAAAGTTCTAATATCATAGATAAAATCTCATATTCTCTATTTTTAAAATAGCTTGCAAAATGTGATTTTATATTTTGAAGTTTTTCATTTAAATATACTTCATCAATACCTTTTTTTATTAAGTTTTCAATCATTGTAGGAGTAAAAATCACATCATTTTTTTCTAATAAAGTTAAAATATCTTTTATACTAGATTGTGCGTTTAGCTCTATTTTCAAACGATCTTCTATTTGTTTTGTGCCACTTTTGCCATCAATAAATCGCAATACAAAATCTTGTAATTCTTTGCAATCATTTATTAAATTCTCTCTCCAAGTAGAATCTATATTCAAATCACTAAGCACAAAATCATTAATTTTAAAACTTTTTAGCAATCTTAAAATATCTTTTGTTTTTAGATTGTTTAAATACAAAAAATATGTAAAATTATTAATTTTTTTATCACTCATATTTTTTATAGATTCTATAAATGCTTCTTGTGAATAATCACAATTTGTATGGATTTCATAATTGCTTAATAAACCAACATAAAAGCTAAACTTTTTAAGCACTATGCTAAAAAATGAATCAAAAGTCATAATATAATTTTTAGAATATAAAAAATCTAAATAAATATTATTAATATTTGCTTTTATAGAATCTTTATTTAAACCTAATTTGACCAATTCAAGCACATAAGGATTAGTATCAAAACTATCATTTGATTTTGAGAGAGTATGAAGAGTTTTTAAGATTCTCTCTTGCATTTCATCTCTTGCTTTTATTGTAAAAGTAAGGGCTAGAATCTCACTTGCTTTTGCACCAGAAAACAAAAGATAAATAAATCTAGAAGTAAGAGAAAAAGTTTTTCCACTTCCTGCTGAAGCCTTTATTGATAACCACTGCTTAGAATCTAACATTATCAAACAACAAAAATTTAAGTTTATCTATATTTGTTTTTGTAAGCGAAGAAATAGGAAGTATAAAGCGTGGTTTATCAAACTTGCTAGATTCTAAATATTCTTTACAAATATAGCCATCTTTATTTATTTCTAAATCAAAATGTGAAAATAGCAAATCAAACTCACTAAATTCATCTATATTGTCTATTTTTGTGATTGCAATACCAAATGCCCTATTTTCTAAGCTAGAATTAAAATTTCTAATTTCATTTGTAAGATCTATAAATTGTCTTAAAAGTGGCTTGCTAGAATCTAGCATAAATAAAAAGATTTTTGTTCGCTCTATATGCTTTAAAAACTCTATACCAAGCCCTTTTCCTAAGCTTGCTCCATTTATAAGTCCTGGAATATCAGCTACTACAAAAGAATTGATTTCATCTACATTTACAACACCAAGATTTGGAATTAAAGTAGTAAATTCATAATTTGCAATTTCTGGCTTTGCATTTGATATTACAGACAAAAATGTTGATTTTCCTGCATTTGGGAATCCTACCAAGCCTACATCAGCAATCACTTTCAATTCAAGTCGTATATGCATTTCTTTGCCACTTATGCCTTTTTGGGCGTAAGTTGGCTTTTGGTTTATTGAATTTTTAAATCTAAAATTCCCTGCACCGCCTTTGCCACCTTTTAGAAATAAAAGCTTTTTATCTTTTATAAAATCATGCAATAACTCGCCACTATCAAAATCAAATATTTGCGTGCCAAGCGGAATTTTAATGATTATATCTTCTCCTTTTTTTCCGCTCTTTTTTTTGCCCAAACCTGGTTGTCCATTTTTCGCCCTATGATGTTTTGTGCCACGAAATTTAGATAGTGTGTCATTATTATTATCTACTTCAAAATAGACATCACCACCATCACCACCATCACCACCATCAGGACCACCTTGGATAACAAACTTTTCGCGTCTAAAGCTAACAGCCCCAGCACCGCCATTTCCCGATGAAACAAAAATATCAACACTATCTATAAACATAATTCTCTCAATATAAAAATGATTCTTAAAAAAAATTACTAAATTTTATAAATATGAAACTCTAATTTAGACAAATTATATAAAATAATAACTTATATTGAAATACACATAAATCTATCCATCTATTTAATCATAATGTAAAAAATAATATATTTATTAAGCGATTATTAAAATGCAAATTTAAGAATCTAAATAAAACTGACATAATATAAGATTATAAGGATTAAAAAATATTTTCTAGATTCTAGAAAAATTAAGGAGTTAAAAATAGTAGAGATTTTGCAAAATACAAAATCATATACTTTTTAAGTGCAACTTTTAAGATGCACTTATTACAGATACTTTTTTTCTAAATTTATCTTTTCTTTCAAATTTTACAATACCATCAATAAGAGAATAAATAGTATGATCTTTTCCTATTCCTACATTATTTCCTGGGTGAATTTGAGTTCCTCTTTGTCTTATGATAATATTTCCTGCTCTAACAAATTGTGAGCCAAATTTCTTTACACCTAATCTACGTCCTGCTGAATCTCTATTATTTTGAGTACTACCCTGACCTTTCTTATGTGCCATTTATATTCCTTTATTTTTTATTTCTAAGATTCTAACTCTAGTAAAATCGCGTCTAAATCCGCGTTTTGTTTTACTATCTTTTCTTCTACGTTTCTTAAATGTAATCACTTTTTTTGCTCTTCCGTGATTGATTACTTCCGCTGTTACCTTGGCATTTAATATAGTTGGAGTGCCTAATTCGATTTTATCACCATTAATTAAAGCTAGGACTTCATCTAATTCAATGCTTGACTTTGGCTCAAGGTTTATTTTATCAAGTAAGATAATATCATTTACTTGCACCTTGTATTGCTTGCCTCCATTCTTGATTATAGCTTGCATTTGTGTTCCTTAAATAAATTTAAAAGTTGCGATTATACAATAGCTAGTTTTATTTTCTTCTTAAATATATTTTAATTAATCTCAATTTTAGCGATTTTAGATTCTATTTCTAGGCTTTTATGCAATGTCTGGATGACTTTTTGGAAGTGGCTATAGTCTATCTCCTCGCCTTTGTGGGATTTGAGATATTTATCTAGCACTTGATAGCCGCCGATTTTATAATCCCACACTTGCGGACTAACCTTATCAAAATACAAGCTTTTATAAAAAGCCTTTGCTCGCGCTCATTATAAGCGATTTTTTCGATAATGTTAGTTTTGTCGCTTAGGTTATATAATGGCTCACCTATGGATTCTGACATATTAACTCCTATTATAAAGATACAGCGGAAAGGCATAGCTACCGCTTCCTACTAAGTGCAAATCAATAATATTGTTTGACACAAAGAAATTATCTATTTGTTGTAATTTGCAACCCCTATCACAAACCAAAGCTATTTGCATTTGTGTTTGCGTCGGGAATTCTCCATTTGTGCTTACATGTAATCTCATCAGCTCTTGCCCCCAACTCGCTTAGGGCTAAAAATTTTTCTTTAGATTCTGCAAATAGAATCTTTGGAAAATCTATTTTTAGAAAATCTAAATATTTTTCTCTATAGTCTTTATGAAAAAGCACCGCATAAATATAGCCCAAAATCGCCTCCGGGCTAAAATGCTCGCCGTATTTGGAATCTATAAAATCTCTAAATGTCGGCGTGAAATTTTCTATTTTATCTTTGCCTTGAAAAATATCATCGTCATCAAAAAGGCTTTCTTGTCTTTTGCGTTTTGTGCTGTCATTGCGAGCGGAGCTTGCGGAGCGTGGCAATCCATA
This genomic window contains:
- the nhaA gene encoding sodium/proton antiporter NhaA, which produces MVATGLNKISRLFTLFLKNEAAGGILLFSCAVLAMIIANSPIAHYYFWFWELDFGIRLGEHFIGMSLHHWLNDVFMSIFFLVVGLEIKREFLFGELVGFKKAAFPVLAALGGMIVPGIIYFSLNAGTPSQNGFGIPMATDIAFALGVMMLLGKRVPIALKVFLVTLAVADDLGAIIVIGIFYTSDFNVMWFLISLAMLAILIVLNRKDVRILTPYLILGVMLWIAVHNTGIHATIAAVALALTIPVRAKMDSKEFASKISETFVPLFLEKEKDRENILLHHEQLETLQSIKKHSKNVQNPLLRLEHTLQYWSSFLIMPLFGFANSGVTITSDIDFGIDAIMLGIILGLVVGKPIGILIFTFLCHKLKIAQKPDSVSWINILGAGMLAGIGFTMSIFVSNLAFSDPSSTDLSKLSILIASSLAGILGSLFLIIEYKIEHRKKLSSI
- a CDS encoding RecB-like helicase — encoded protein: MLDSKQWLSIKASAGSGKTFSLTSRFIYLLFSGAKASEILALTFTIKARDEMQERILKTLHTLSKSNDSFDTNPYVLELVKLGLNKDSIKANINNIYLDFLYSKNYIMTFDSFFSIVLKKFSFYVGLLSNYEIHTNCDYSQEAFIESIKNMSDKKINNFTYFLYLNNLKTKDILRLLKSFKINDFVLSDLNIDSTWRENLINDCKELQDFVLRFIDGKSGTKQIEDRLKIELNAQSSIKDILTLLEKNDVIFTPTMIENLIKKGIDEVYLNEKLQNIKSHFASYFKNREYEILSMILELYKDYNKHKNSLISLHNKLGFDDVSAFNFELLNHHIDRDFFYFRLDSKINHILVDEFQDTNILQYLILKPLIDEIKSGAGKDTFGKIKRSLFFVGDEKQAIYRFRGSDSKLFNAISKTLGMQIDTLDKNYRSAKNIVHFVNDTFKNQFENYKEQEAHKDSNGYVKIITRQKDEILESIKDRVLFLLKNNRKDIMILTRNNDTAIEIRDYLNKQIDGIKISLQLKSITNPEFLSIKNALQYIHSKNPLYLKNTIKLNGGAFFDEIKLDISSHLKPSEIVLYLMDKLQIYSKVALAVLTISFEYDLLIDFINDLENMEIDIDEDKKYDIRISTIHKSKGLEFDDVIVVEYRNKNNNNDLFYYDYDNLSLKQIYYLNNATKRALVDSDFCKIYDKYKKDKELDSINLLYVAFTRAKESLYIIKLNKGGILNSIPLKDEYEIGKDVESSIISQTTNKNEPNIIKEESFGRQDDFIIDSNINNNKITQIRGIALHLTMEYALKYNDFSDIKEILINRYGLFLDLAQIDSILSSAKKILDNKIFKDLLSKKPKIECELSYLDDAKAMHRIDCLFIFEDCVYLFDYKSSAFNLDSKKEQLMGYINFAREYFKGKDIFGYLCFADGSVLSA
- the obgE gene encoding GTPase ObgE; this encodes MFIDSVDIFVSSGNGGAGAVSFRREKFVIQGGPDGGDGGDGGDVYFEVDNNNDTLSKFRGTKHHRAKNGQPGLGKKKSGKKGEDIIIKIPLGTQIFDFDSGELLHDFIKDKKLLFLKGGKGGAGNFRFKNSINQKPTYAQKGISGKEMHIRLELKVIADVGLVGFPNAGKSTFLSVISNAKPEIANYEFTTLIPNLGVVNVDEINSFVVADIPGLINGASLGKGLGIEFLKHIERTKIFLFMLDSSKPLLRQFIDLTNEIRNFNSSLENRAFGIAITKIDNIDEFSEFDLLFSHFDLEINKDGYICKEYLESSKFDKPRFILPISSLTKTNIDKLKFLLFDNVRF
- the rpmA gene encoding 50S ribosomal protein L27, giving the protein MAHKKGQGSTQNNRDSAGRRLGVKKFGSQFVRAGNIIIRQRGTQIHPGNNVGIGKDHTIYSLIDGIVKFERKDKFRKKVSVISAS
- the rplU gene encoding 50S ribosomal protein L21; protein product: MQAIIKNGGKQYKVQVNDIILLDKINLEPKSSIELDEVLALINGDKIELGTPTILNAKVTAEVINHGRAKKVITFKKRRRKDSKTKRGFRRDFTRVRILEIKNKGI
- a CDS encoding type ISP restriction/modification enzyme — its product is MYFDKVSPQVWDYKIGGYQVLDKYLKSHKGEEIDYSHFQKVIQTLHKSLEIESKIAKIEIN
- a CDS encoding type ISP restriction/modification enzyme, with the translated sequence MPRSASSARNDSTKRKRQESLFDDDDIFQGKDKIENFTPTFRDFIDSKYGEHFSPEAILGYIYAVLFHKDYREKYLDFLKIDFPKILFAESKEKFLALSELGARADEITCKHKWRIPDANTNANSFGL